The genomic segment GGACTTGGAATCTAGGTCCGGAAGGAGAACTTACTTCCACCGGAATTTATAAGAAGATCGTTCCTTTCCAAGAACTGATACTCGAATGGCAGGATCATCCTGCGGGCGATATCGAATTGAAGTTGGAGTTCGAGAAGGACGGAGAAGAAGGAACCGTTTTGAAGTTGACCAATTCAGGTTATCCGGTGGGAGAAAAATTCGATCATTGGGTAGAGGCGGCATCCGAAGGTTGGGACGAGGAAAGCATGCACCTTCTACAATACTTAATGAGGAATTGATATTCCGCTTCCCGAATAAAAAACGTCAAAAATTCTATTGACTTTGAAAATTACTCATCTTCGCCTTTATATTGCCGATTTCTAATATAAAGGGTTTATTCAATGCAGATCGAGCCATACGAACAACCTTATCTAAATATAGAAAATCCTGCAAATATAGACACGGTGATCGAATTGCTCGTATCCAAAGGAGAGGA from the Leptospira wolffii serovar Khorat str. Khorat-H2 genome contains:
- a CDS encoding SRPBCC family protein yields the protein METRSIIKEFRYDYPLEKVWSAVTVNEELIHWLADKVTGRPKIGASFSWTWNLGPEGELTSTGIYKKIVPFQELILEWQDHPAGDIELKLEFEKDGEEGTVLKLTNSGYPVGEKFDHWVEAASEGWDEESMHLLQYLMRN